The Seriola aureovittata isolate HTS-2021-v1 ecotype China chromosome 2, ASM2101889v1, whole genome shotgun sequence genome has a segment encoding these proteins:
- the aurka gene encoding aurora kinase A — translation MDARLKLTKDMKLQRPEVKSSSEGPKRIPVLQQSQMTQMAVVTPTQHQRVLGVSNGPQRIQRPVSHQKPVSHVSVAIKSTQPSDQNVNPATKNVNPAPQPKPGSQQIQPKTHMAKVNSENTKPPSELAKFEKPQNKPAKNDSAATSSSKKRWSLENFDIGRPLGKGKFGNVYLARERQSKFILALKVLFKKQLEKAGVEHQLRREVEIQSHLRHPNILRLYGYFHDASRVYLILEFAPKGELYSELQRCGNFTEDRSATYIMELADALNYCHSKKVIHRDIKPENLLLGANGELKIADFGWSVHTPSSRRSTLCGTLDYLPPEMIEGKTHDEKVDLWSLGVLCYEFLVGKPPFEAKTHEDTYRRISRVEYTYPAQSNISAGAKDLVARLLKHNPMHRLPIQGVLSHPWVVECSTKKPTTLNNEEPSQ, via the exons ATGGACGCCAGACTCAAGCTGACAAAGGACATGAAACTTCAAAGGCCTGAAGTGAAG TCAAGCAGTGAAGGACCAAAGCGGATTCCTGTATTACAACAGTCACAGATGACTCAGATGGCTGTAGTTACACCAACCCAGCATCAGCGGGTCCTGGGTGTGTCAAATGGACCTCAGCGCATTCAGCGACCTGTGAGCCATCAGAAGCCAGTATCTCATGTCTCTGTTGCCATTAAGTCCACACAACCCTCTGATCAGAATGTAAACCCTGCTACTAAGAATGTAAACCCTGCACCTCAGCCCAAACCTGGTTCCCAGCAAATCcagccaaagacacacatgGCTAAGGTGAACTCTGAGAACACCAAACCACCATCAGAATTGGCAAAGTTTGAGAAGCCACAGA acaAACCTGCCAAGAATGATTCTGCAGCCACTTCTTCATCCAA GAAGCGATGGAGCCTGGAAAATTTTGACATTGGTCGACCCTTGGGAAAAGGCAAATTCGGAAATGTCTACCTGGCCAGAGAGCGACAAAGTAAGTTCATCTTGGCCCTGAAGGTGCTCTTCAAGAAGCAGCTGGAGAAGGCCGGAGTGGAACACCAGCTGAGGAGAGAAGTAGAGATCCAGTCTCACCTCAG GCACCCCAATATCTTGCGTCTCTATGGCTACTTCCATGACGCGTCTCGTGTGTATCTCATCCTTGAGTTTGCACCCAAGGGAGAACTATACAGTGAGCTGCAGCGGTGTGGAAATTTTACTGAGGACAGAAGTGCCACG TACATCATGGAGCTGGCAGATGCCCTCAACTATTGCCACTCCAAGAAGGTGATCCACAGGGACATCAAACCAGAGAACCTGTTGCTTGGAGCCAACGGGGAGCTGAAGATTGCAGATTTTGGCTGGTCTGTTCACACGCCCTCCTCCAG GAGGTCAACTTTGTGTGGAACATTGGACTACTTGCCTCCAGAGATGATTGAGGGAAAAACGCATGATGAAAAAGTGGACCTGTGGAGCCTGGGTGTCCTCTGCTATGAGTTCCTGGTTGGAAAACCCCCCTTTGAAGCAAAAACTCATGAGGACACCTACCGGAGGATATCAAGG GTGGAGTACACTTACCCTGCACAGTCCAATATCAGTGCTGGAGCCAAAGACTTGGTTGCCCGGCTGCTGAAGCACAACCCCATGCACAGACTGCCCATCCAAGGAGTCCTGTCTCACCCCTGGGTGGTCGAGTGCTCGACCAAGAAGCCCACAACCCTGAACAATGAAGAGCCCAGCCAATGA